AAAGTATTGGCCGTAGTAAATGACTGCTTAATCTTGCCCTCGGCGAGCACGATACGGGCACTTAAGGTGTTTTCATTCCGGGACACTATGTCCGCAGCGGTGCACCAGGGAAGGAACTGGGGGTACGCCTCGACATCGTTGACGAGGTCATACATCTCCTCGGCACTGTAGCGCACCTGCGTTGTTGATCTGAAGTGTCGCAACGAATAGATGTTTTTACGTGGGATCGAGTACCCCAAGCACATGCAAAAAGACAAGTATCAGGCCGACCGGTGTAATGTAGCGCACCAGGATACGCCAGGTTTGGTAGGCAAAACCCTGTCCAAGCCCGAGCTCGTTCACACTGGCCGCACGGGACAGCCGCCAGCCTGCGAATAGGGCGATCAAAAAGCCCCCTACAGGCAGCATGATGTTGGCCGTGACATACTCCAGGAGTCCGAAAAAGGTCTTACCGAAGAGCGTGGCGTCTGACCAGATGTTGAGGGAAAAGAGCGCGCCAAGCCCAAGAATCCACACGACCCCACACGCCAGAATGCTCGCATGCACCCGCGTCATGCTCCGGTTCTCCACCAGCCAGGCCACAACCGGCTCAAGTAACGAGATCGCGGATGTCCAGGCGGCTACCATCAACAGGAGAAAAAACAGGCAGCCAAAAAATGCGCCCCCTGGCATATGCCCAAAGGCGAGGGGCAGTGTCTTGAAGATCAAGCCCGATCCCTCCTGCGGTTGTAGTCCGTAGGCAAAGACGATCGGGAAAATGGCGAGCCCGGCGAGTATTGCGACCAGAGTATCTGCGAAGGCAACGATGATAGCCATTCTCGGGATCGATTCCGTGTGGGAAAGATAGGATCCGTAAATCATGATGGCACCCATGCCGAGGCTCAAGCTGAAAAACGCCTGCCCCATGGCACTCATGACACCGCCCGCACTGAGGCTGCTGAAATCGGGCTTAAAGAGATAACGAACAGCCTCCTGGAAGCTCCCGGTCCCCATAGCGTATCCGACCAATACCAATAACAGGAGAAATAATGCCGGCATCAACCATCGCACGGCCTTTTCCAATCCACTCTTCACGCCCCGGGCAACCACCATCGTGGTCATGGCCATGAAGATCGTGTGCCACGCAAGTAAACGTTCCGGATCGGAAACGAGATCGGAAAACACGGTGCTCACATTCTCCGCTGTCATCCCTGAAAAAATCCCGGCACCCGAACGAAACACATAGGCCAGTGTCCATCCAGCAACGACACTATAGAACGACAGGATCAGAAAACCAGCGAGCATTCCAAGCCAGCCAATCACCTGCCAATATCGGCTGAGCCCCTCGTCATGTGCCAAGGCGAGCATCGTATTGATCGGGCTCATTCTGCCCCGACGGCCCAACATGATCTCCGCAATCATGACGGGGATACCGATGACTGCAACGCAGAACAAATAAATCAAAACAAACGCGCCGCCGCCGTTTTCACCGGTGAGATAAGGGAAACGCCAGATGTTACCGAGTCCGACAGCAGATCCGGTCGCAGCCAGGATAAATGCCCAGCGCGAGGACCACTCCCCATGAATGGATTTCCGTTTTCGTGCCATCTTTTCTGGCCCGTACAAAAAACCTGCGCAATTGTGAGGGAAATTGCATGCACACTCAACCAACGCAGTAAATCAGAACTGGTATAATCGACAAGCTTTGAAGGGCACGATCATCTGGCCCATATTTCAA
This DNA window, taken from Gammaproteobacteria bacterium, encodes the following:
- a CDS encoding sodium-dependent transporter — translated: MARKRKSIHGEWSSRWAFILAATGSAVGLGNIWRFPYLTGENGGGAFVLIYLFCVAVIGIPVMIAEIMLGRRGRMSPINTMLALAHDEGLSRYWQVIGWLGMLAGFLILSFYSVVAGWTLAYVFRSGAGIFSGMTAENVSTVFSDLVSDPERLLAWHTIFMAMTTMVVARGVKSGLEKAVRWLMPALFLLLLVLVGYAMGTGSFQEAVRYLFKPDFSSLSAGGVMSAMGQAFFSLSLGMGAIMIYGSYLSHTESIPRMAIIVAFADTLVAILAGLAIFPIVFAYGLQPQEGSGLIFKTLPLAFGHMPGGAFFGCLFFLLLMVAAWTSAISLLEPVVAWLVENRSMTRVHASILACGVVWILGLGALFSLNIWSDATLFGKTFFGLLEYVTANIMLPVGGFLIALFAGWRLSRAASVNELGLGQGFAYQTWRILVRYITPVGLILVFLHVLGVLDPT